Proteins encoded in a region of the Sulfurimonas marina genome:
- a CDS encoding sulfite:cytochrome C oxidoreductase subunit B, with the protein MKKILLLAVLSVGSLFAQVKGDVEVPYIAYEIKMGQGFDAIQANCLMCHSFGYMINQGPQSKEFWAKKVDKMITHFKAPITDEDAKICTEYLFEHYGNGKLK; encoded by the coding sequence ATGAAAAAAATATTATTATTAGCAGTTTTATCGGTAGGTTCACTTTTTGCACAAGTAAAAGGTGATGTTGAAGTTCCTTACATAGCATATGAGATCAAGATGGGTCAAGGTTTTGATGCTATTCAGGCAAATTGTCTTATGTGTCACTCTTTTGGTTATATGATTAACCAAGGGCCACAGTCAAAAGAATTTTGGGCGAAAAAAGTAGATAAAATGATCACTCACTTTAAAGCACCAATTACAGATGAAGATGCAAAAATCTGTACTGAGTACCTATTTGAGCATTACGGTAACGGTAAGTTAAAATAA